The Thiobacter sp. AK1 region CCGTCCGCTGGAAGTCCGGGGGCCGGTCACAGGGCCGCGCCGAGCCGCTATAATGTACGCTTTCTTTTTGGGCAATCCCATGCGGCGCAGCGCTTTGCTTTCGGTTTTGTGGCTTGCGGCAGTGCCGGGACTGGCAGGCTGTTCCGTCACCCAGATCGCCCCCGAACCCTACAAGCTCGAAATCCAGCAGGGCAACGTGATCACCCAGGAGATGGCGGCCAAGCTGGCACCCGGTATGACCCGTGCCCAGGTGCGCTTTCTGTTGGGCTCGCCGCCCATCACCGATCCCTTCCACGCCAACCGCTGGGACTACGTCTACCGTCTGGCCAAAGGCAGCAAGCTGGAGGAGGAACGCAAGCTCACGCTGTTCTTCGAGAATGACCAGCTCGTGCGGGTGGCCGGGGATGTGGCGCCTCTCACCGCCGAAGATCAGGCTCAGGCGGAGAAGCAGCCCGCGCGCGGCGTCAACGAGGTCGTGCTGTCCAAGGCCGATCCCAATGCGCCACCCGCGCCACCGCCGGAAGAGAAGGGATTTTTCGGCCGCATGTTGGAAAAAATCGGTTTCTGACCCGCAACCCGAACCAGTCCGTGGCGCCTTACGCGCCCCCGGTTCGCACTGAATGGATGGATGCATGCTCAACATCGCCATTGCCGGCGCCTCCGGCCGCATGGGCCGGGCCCTGATCGAGGCCGTCACCCAGGCGGCGGATCTGCGGCTGAGTGCCGCGCTGGAACGGCCAGGCAGCCCCTACGCGGGGCGGGATGCGGGGGAGTTGGTGGGCACGCCTTGCGGGGTCATCATCAGCACTGAGCCGGAAACGGCCCTTGCCGACAGCCGCATTCTCATCGACTTCACCCGTCCGGAGGCAACCCTCAACCATTTGGCTCTATGCCGGGCGCGCGGCATCGCCATGGTGATCGGTACCACCGGTTTTTCCGCCGAACAGAAAGCCACGATCCGTGAGGCTGCCGAGGACATCGGCATCGTATTCGCGCCCAACATGAGCGTGGGTGTGAACGTGGTGCTCAAGCTTTTGGACATGGCCGCACGCGTTCTCGGCGAGGGCTATGACGTGGAGATCATCGAGGCACACCACCGCCACAAGGTGGATGCGCCCTCCGGCACCGCCCTGCGCATGGGCGAGGTGGTGGCCGCCGCGCTGGGACGGGATCTCGCCGAATGCGCGGTGTACGGGCGCGAGGGCGTGACCGGCGAGCGTCTGCCCAGCACCATCGGCTTTGCCACGGTGCGCGGCGGCGACATCGTGGGCGATCACACCGTGCTGTTCGCTGGTATCGGCGAACGCATCGAAATCACCCACAAGGCTTCCAGCCGCGCCACCT contains the following coding sequences:
- the dapB gene encoding 4-hydroxy-tetrahydrodipicolinate reductase; this encodes MLNIAIAGASGRMGRALIEAVTQAADLRLSAALERPGSPYAGRDAGELVGTPCGVIISTEPETALADSRILIDFTRPEATLNHLALCRARGIAMVIGTTGFSAEQKATIREAAEDIGIVFAPNMSVGVNVVLKLLDMAARVLGEGYDVEIIEAHHRHKVDAPSGTALRMGEVVAAALGRDLAECAVYGREGVTGERLPSTIGFATVRGGDIVGDHTVLFAGIGERIEITHKASSRATFAMGALRAARFLAEHPRGLYDMQDVLGIR
- a CDS encoding outer membrane protein assembly factor BamE; translation: MYAFFLGNPMRRSALLSVLWLAAVPGLAGCSVTQIAPEPYKLEIQQGNVITQEMAAKLAPGMTRAQVRFLLGSPPITDPFHANRWDYVYRLAKGSKLEEERKLTLFFENDQLVRVAGDVAPLTAEDQAQAEKQPARGVNEVVLSKADPNAPPAPPPEEKGFFGRMLEKIGF